The region GAAGGGAGGGGCAGGaggagagaacaggaagtggaagataAGCGGCGCCCCAAAGTGGCGtgctttgatgatgatgatgatgatgattatgatgatgggTTCTAATGCCGGAGGGTCATTTTGTCTTACCTCACTGAACTCAGAGCAGCTTAGAGTCGTAGACGTTGGACGCGTCTGATTGGCCGCCTCCGGCTCTGACGTGGTCGTCATGGCACCaaagagacgtgaacacacacacacacacacacacacacacacacacacacacacacacacacacacacacacacacacacacacacacacacaggaacttTTTAAGAGTTGCTAAAATCCAGATTAAAGTCCAGGTAATCCAGAGGAAATCCAGTCACCTCTGAGATCCTTTGGAACAAaagtcttttgttgttgtttgtttttgtctgttttgctGCTCTTTACCGCTGAGTCAGCATTTTTCTCCATCGTGCATCAGCTTGATGACGTGAATTCACATTGCAGCCTCcaaaataatgtgtttaaaatggagaaaaaaacaaacaaacaaacaaacaaacaaaacaagttatttaaaaaatatcaaatcaaagCTGTGAATTTGgggattttatttaatcaataataattattggATTGATTTATAAATTCTCCCACAGTTTGAAATCATTCTGAGaacgtttttattttcatttcaaactcACTGCTTTCCCTTGAGTCACGACGATCCGGTTTGACGGGTTCTGAATGCTGAGATCCTTCAGCCGCTCACCGATGAAGGTGAACGTGTTCATCCTGTcagagagaagtgtgtgtgtgtgtgtgtgtgtgtgtgtgtgtgtgtgtgtgtgtgtgtgtgtatgtgtgggtgtgtgtgtgtgtgtgatttctttAAATCAGGAGTAACGACAAACGATCACTCCAGCACACGAGGCTTCACCTGGAATGCTGAAGGAAGTGTGTGCGtcactcctgtgtgtgtgtgtgtgtgtgtgtgtgtgtgtgtgtgtgtgtgtgtcaggtgaggGCGTGTCCAGAGGCAGGTCCGGCTAGTTGGGCGTGTCCgctttgatgacatcacaccaggAGGTGAACGGCGAGTCGGGGAAAGTCACGGCGGGAGGATGTTGGTTCAGAGGACGGAGGACATGAGTTTGGATTTCTTTACGTTcgaggagggaagggggggggagggATGCAGCAGCTGtcacgtgagtgtgtgtgtgtgtgtgtgtgtgtgtgtgtgtgtgtgtgcgcgctgacGGGTGGTTGTTAGATTGTTATATCTTCTAAACCGGACAAGCTGACGTCCTGATTCACTTCCTGCCTCCAGCGTGACCTCACAGCCtcctgagctgtgattggccgAGCAGGAGGACGATGCTCACTGATGATAAAGCCTcaaacccccccaacccccaaccccaatCATGCCGGGTGTGTTGTGTTCCAGTTCTCCAGAGACCAGTTCATCCTGGACGGCCCCCCCGACAAGCTGCACCgcgagctggaggaggagctgaagatgGACTGCGAGGAGCCGCGGAGCCACGCGTGGTACCACGGAGCCATCCCCagacaggtaacacacacacacacacacacacacacacacacacacacacacacacacacacacacacacacacacacacacacacacacacacacacacacacacacacacacactaatcccAGTCAGGAGTTCCTCCCTTTTAAAAGCCTGAATTAAAACTTGTTGAACCAGAACACCTGAaggcacaggtgtgtgtgtgtgtgtgtgtgtgtgtgtgtgtgtgtgtgtgtgcgtgtgtgtgtgtgacagagagagccCTCTGCAGCTCTGAGATGTAATCACTTTTAATAAGCTGCTTCCTTCGGCTGAGCTCCACCATTAGAGACTGAACAAACAGTCGCTTAATcaaagggtgtgtgtgagtgtgtgtgtgtgtgtgtgtgtgtgtgtgtgtgtgtgtgtgtgtgtgtgtgtgtgtgtgtgagagaggcaCAGCGAGAGTAAAGTGGATGAAGAACATTTTCAGCTCACTTTTAacttcatttgtgttttaaaatgtatatttaagaCAAAAGCCttgaatttattattgatttaatgAACTGATATTGATTTGAAAACTGATATTGATCATCTGTCCTGGTTTTGTGAGTTTTGCATATTTCCTGAATTATTCTTTAACAAGGTGTCAATAGCAGTTGTGTCGttcaaatattataaataacacaaactgtttatttcatttaattaacagaataaatatttaaattaaattaaattaaatcatgtgAAACAGAAAAGTTGAAGTTTTCACACTTGAAAAGCTTGATTTAAACAaacgtttatttttttaaataaataaaagatgaaatgaaGTCCGATTGGGTGAtttcctgatgatgtcacagggtTTATCTCGGTAACCGTTGGCAACCGGACGGCTCTGACCTCATCAAGAAGATAAGCGTGTAACAGCTCACCGTTATTATGTTTAATTAAGTGTTTGGATTGTAACCGAgcacgacgtgtgtgtgtgtgtgtgtgtgtgtgtgtgtgtgtgtgtgtgtgtgtgtgtgtgtgtgtgttccttcagGTCGCGGAAAACTTAGTGCAGCGAGACGGAGACTTCCTGATCCGTGATTCGCTGTCCAGTCCAGGAAGTTACGTTCTGACGTCGCAGTGGAGGAACGCCGCCCAGCACTTTAAGATCAACAAGAAGGTAAACAAACagctaaacaaataaataaatatttgtgattaacaaaaacaaaccggTGGAATTTGTTCTGAGTTTTCTAAATTTGATATATtgttggaaaaacaacaaaaaaccccgcTGAAGTCCGATCTGTTACGCCATCGATTGATCGCCCAATCGGTGCTTTGCCCCGCCCCCAGGTGGTGATGCTGAACGAGGCCTACACCCGGGTGGAGTACCGCCTGGAGCGGGAGGGCTTCGACAACGTCCCCGCCCTCATCAGATACTACGTCGGCAACAGGAAGCCCGTCTCCCAGGTGGGGGTTTCTACGGAAACCATCTCGGTGGAGTCGCTGCTTATGATTGGCCGACGACGGTAACCCCGGCGTCTCCTCCCCCAGGTGGTGGGGGCCATCATCTTCCAGCCAATCAACCGGGCGCTGCCGCTGCGCTGCCTGGAGGAGAAGTACGGCCTGTCCAACAACCGCCGCGACCGTCTGATGGCGCAGGAGAGGCGGAGCCAGAAGCGCCTCAGCCTCAACATCACCAACGGACACGCCCACCACGACGGCGCCCACGGCTCCGAGGACGGCCCCCGTTCCCGGGATAACGGCGTGAGCCGGAACggacagctgaggtgggacctGCGAGGCGCACGGCGATGGACGCCATTGTGGGCGGAGCTTGGAATCGCTATTTACATGTAAACATTTGTAAACTTTATTTGCTGCCCCCCCTAGGATGAAGGATCGCTGTGGCAGCCAACCGGCGAGCCTCAACCAGGTCCAGGAGAGGCGACGCCCTCTGAAGACGCACCAATCGGAAAGCTACCTGCCTCTGGGTGAGTTGTGCTCCGCCTCCTCGTGTACCCGCCGCCTTAGCTCCGCCCACCTAATCCTCTGGGGTTTCCTCTCCTCCCGCCAGGATCCAAACCCGGACCCCAGCCCCAGAGGCCTCCCGAGTCCCTCCCCAGCCCCAAGTCGCCGGTGTTCCGGACGGGCAGCGAGCCGGCGCTAAGCCCCTCCTTCCCCCGGAGAACCGCGGAGCTCCTGGCAGGTGAGGGCGGTGAAATTAAACGCACCCACCTATAGAAacaaaccccacccccaccgctAACGTCTGCTTCCAGGCCAGGTGACCCGCTGTTCCGACAGCCAGCTATGTCCCAAACCGCCCCCCAAACCCAGCAAGGCGCCGCCGGCTCGGCTGCCCTGCCCCGCCTTCCTCCCTCTgccaggctccgcctcctccacctcGTTTGGCTCCGCCTCCGCCAGGCTAGCCTCGTCTCCCCTGGACTCTACGTGTTCCTGGAGGAATGGAGGTAAATAAAAAACCACAACTCCCATTATCCTTTGCTAGTTTCTGTCTCCAGAGAGCCCCCTAGTGGTGGGAACTGCCTACTGCATGTCTGACTGATGTTTGCTCCCCTCAggcgctcctcttcctccaggcgTCCCGATGAAGGTCCAGCGTCACCTCCAGCCGGCggactccttcagctcctcctgctccctgGAACCggatcaggatctggattgGGAATCCAGGTGTGGACGGACTGAAGGGCTGCAGACGAGCGCCGCAGACCGGGGGTCCTGCAGCCCGCTGGGGTGGCGGGAATCAGACTCCGCCCGCACGGGCGACGCCCTCAGACTCCCTCCGATGCTCTGCGGCTACGTGGAGCGACTTAGGAGGGAGCgcgaaggagggagggaggaggaagaggaggagctagaagaggaagtgaggaggaggaggggcctgGACAGGAGCTCGTACCACCACGCCATCGCCGCCTTGGAGAACACcagcgaggaggaagaggaggaggaggaagacaggaggagggagaaggagaggaggagcttCCAGCGACCCGTCTTGGAGGCGGAGTCATCGTTCCGGCCGGCGGACTTCGGGTCCCGCCTCCTGCCGGCGGAGAACAAACCGCTGGAGATGGTCGTCCTGAAGAGGGCgaaggagctgctgctgagtcACAGCCCCCCCAGCATCGCCCGACACCTGCTGAGGGCCGACTGCCAggtgcacatgcacacgcacacacgctaCACGCTCTTACATGTAGCGTGTAAAACATCTTGTTTTATaagatgtaaaacaaaaaataataataaagtttgaAAAACAACCAATAAAACAGTCGATgccaacaggaagaggaagaacaacCCTGGGGCCGCAGTTGGTTTATAACTGGTTTATAAGTGGTTATAACTGGTTTATAAAGGGCTATAACCACTTATAAACCAGTTATAGCCACTTATAAACCAATTCTAACCACTTATAAACTGGTTATAACCATTTGTAAACCAGTTCTATAACTGTTCAGTTCCAAAACTGGTTTATAAGTGGTTATAACGGGTTTATGAGGCATTAGTGTTCATAGCCTGTGGTCACAGTAATTCAGAG is a window of Antennarius striatus isolate MH-2024 chromosome 7, ASM4005453v1, whole genome shotgun sequence DNA encoding:
- the bcar3 gene encoding breast cancer anti-estrogen resistance protein 3 isoform X3 — protein: MLVQRTEDMSLDFFTFEEGRGGEGCSSCHFSRDQFILDGPPDKLHRELEEELKMDCEEPRSHAWYHGAIPRQVAENLVQRDGDFLIRDSLSSPGSYVLTSQWRNAAQHFKINKKVVMLNEAYTRVEYRLEREGFDNVPALIRYYVGNRKPVSQVVGAIIFQPINRALPLRCLEEKYGLSNNRRDRLMAQERRSQKRLSLNITNGHAHHDGAHGSEDGPRSRDNGVSRNGQLRMKDRCGSQPASLNQVQERRRPLKTHQSESYLPLGSKPGPQPQRPPESLPSPKSPVFRTGSEPALSPSFPRRTAELLAGQVTRCSDSQLCPKPPPKPSKAPPARLPCPAFLPLPGSASSTSFGSASARLASSPLDSTCSWRNGGAPLPPGVPMKVQRHLQPADSFSSSCSLEPDQDLDWESRCGRTEGLQTSAADRGSCSPLGWRESDSARTGDALRLPPMLCGYVERLRREREGGREEEEEELEEEVRRRRGLDRSSYHHAIAALENTSEEEEEEEEDRRREKERRSFQRPVLEAESSFRPADFGSRLLPAENKPLEMVVLKRAKELLLSHSPPSIARHLLRADCQVARILGVTPEVKGQMGVSSGLELVTLPHGRQLRLDLMERHHTMAIGVAVDILGCTGNLEERASTLNRIILVALELKDAVGDLFAFTALMKALDLPQISRLEETWTALRRSYTQTAISYEKTLKPFYKSLYEGTASSPLVVCVPLLLPLLTLMERPSITPEGAELWETSDQGCDIMLRHLEAARDVAHNARRYTANAETVLQDFRCDDELLEVFKTDFQLRLLWGSRGASVNQSDRHNKFNLILTALSRKLEPPPTTQTLI
- the bcar3 gene encoding breast cancer anti-estrogen resistance protein 3 isoform X2, with the protein product MMAEGRFASLPRSLHAHHALGGVSPAPMGVPIGPHSPVKLQMSLASSMDLLSSRPGFPPSQTGSQSEMPVPAYQPISIHGTLPRRKRGGANGAHGNHTWDPRANQTQQIVFGKTPPSPGYAPQPATSPLVKDSSDDFPCYREPPAGPDAAVDYVKFSRDQFILDGPPDKLHRELEEELKMDCEEPRSHAWYHGAIPRQVAENLVQRDGDFLIRDSLSSPGSYVLTSQWRNAAQHFKINKKVVMLNEAYTRVEYRLEREGFDNVPALIRYYVGNRKPVSQVVGAIIFQPINRALPLRCLEEKYGLSNNRRDRLMAQERRSQKRLSLNITNGHAHHDGAHGSEDGPRSRDNGVSRNGQLRMKDRCGSQPASLNQVQERRRPLKTHQSESYLPLGSKPGPQPQRPPESLPSPKSPVFRTGSEPALSPSFPRRTAELLAGQVTRCSDSQLCPKPPPKPSKAPPARLPCPAFLPLPGSASSTSFGSASARLASSPLDSTCSWRNGGAPLPPGVPMKVQRHLQPADSFSSSCSLEPDQDLDWESRCGRTEGLQTSAADRGSCSPLGWRESDSARTGDALRLPPMLCGYVERLRREREGGREEEEEELEEEVRRRRGLDRSSYHHAIAALENTSEEEEEEEEDRRREKERRSFQRPVLEAESSFRPADFGSRLLPAENKPLEMVVLKRAKELLLSHSPPSIARHLLRADCQVARILGVTPEVKGQMGVSSGLELVTLPHGRQLRLDLMERHHTMAIGVAVDILGCTGNLEERASTLNRIILVALELKDAVGDLFAFTALMKALDLPQISRLEETWTALRRSYTQTAISYEKTLKPFYKSLYEGTASSPLVVCVPLLLPLLTLMERPSITPEGAELWETSDQGCDIMLRHLEAARDVAHNARRYTANAETVLQDFRCDDELLEVFKTDFQLRLLWGSRGASVNQSDRHNKFNLILTALSRKLEPPPTTQTLI
- the bcar3 gene encoding breast cancer anti-estrogen resistance protein 3 isoform X1, with translation MKHQSISRWLSQLGLPQYCVALEQEYDGLEDLLHLSEYDLLELGVHDHLHRLHLLTSLRLLQERERRRELRMMAEGRFASLPRSLHAHHALGGVSPAPMGVPIGPHSPVKLQMSLASSMDLLSSRPGFPPSQTGSQSEMPVPAYQPISIHGTLPRRKRGGANGAHGNHTWDPRANQTQQIVFGKTPPSPGYAPQPATSPLVKDSSDDFPCYREPPAGPDAAVDYVKFSRDQFILDGPPDKLHRELEEELKMDCEEPRSHAWYHGAIPRQVAENLVQRDGDFLIRDSLSSPGSYVLTSQWRNAAQHFKINKKVVMLNEAYTRVEYRLEREGFDNVPALIRYYVGNRKPVSQVVGAIIFQPINRALPLRCLEEKYGLSNNRRDRLMAQERRSQKRLSLNITNGHAHHDGAHGSEDGPRSRDNGVSRNGQLRMKDRCGSQPASLNQVQERRRPLKTHQSESYLPLGSKPGPQPQRPPESLPSPKSPVFRTGSEPALSPSFPRRTAELLAGQVTRCSDSQLCPKPPPKPSKAPPARLPCPAFLPLPGSASSTSFGSASARLASSPLDSTCSWRNGGAPLPPGVPMKVQRHLQPADSFSSSCSLEPDQDLDWESRCGRTEGLQTSAADRGSCSPLGWRESDSARTGDALRLPPMLCGYVERLRREREGGREEEEEELEEEVRRRRGLDRSSYHHAIAALENTSEEEEEEEEDRRREKERRSFQRPVLEAESSFRPADFGSRLLPAENKPLEMVVLKRAKELLLSHSPPSIARHLLRADCQVARILGVTPEVKGQMGVSSGLELVTLPHGRQLRLDLMERHHTMAIGVAVDILGCTGNLEERASTLNRIILVALELKDAVGDLFAFTALMKALDLPQISRLEETWTALRRSYTQTAISYEKTLKPFYKSLYEGTASSPLVVCVPLLLPLLTLMERPSITPEGAELWETSDQGCDIMLRHLEAARDVAHNARRYTANAETVLQDFRCDDELLEVFKTDFQLRLLWGSRGASVNQSDRHNKFNLILTALSRKLEPPPTTQTLI
- the bcar3 gene encoding breast cancer anti-estrogen resistance protein 3 isoform X4 produces the protein MSERCSLKTLTAALCCFYHRNSVITAKFSRDQFILDGPPDKLHRELEEELKMDCEEPRSHAWYHGAIPRQVAENLVQRDGDFLIRDSLSSPGSYVLTSQWRNAAQHFKINKKVVMLNEAYTRVEYRLEREGFDNVPALIRYYVGNRKPVSQVVGAIIFQPINRALPLRCLEEKYGLSNNRRDRLMAQERRSQKRLSLNITNGHAHHDGAHGSEDGPRSRDNGVSRNGQLRMKDRCGSQPASLNQVQERRRPLKTHQSESYLPLGSKPGPQPQRPPESLPSPKSPVFRTGSEPALSPSFPRRTAELLAGQVTRCSDSQLCPKPPPKPSKAPPARLPCPAFLPLPGSASSTSFGSASARLASSPLDSTCSWRNGGAPLPPGVPMKVQRHLQPADSFSSSCSLEPDQDLDWESRCGRTEGLQTSAADRGSCSPLGWRESDSARTGDALRLPPMLCGYVERLRREREGGREEEEEELEEEVRRRRGLDRSSYHHAIAALENTSEEEEEEEEDRRREKERRSFQRPVLEAESSFRPADFGSRLLPAENKPLEMVVLKRAKELLLSHSPPSIARHLLRADCQVARILGVTPEVKGQMGVSSGLELVTLPHGRQLRLDLMERHHTMAIGVAVDILGCTGNLEERASTLNRIILVALELKDAVGDLFAFTALMKALDLPQISRLEETWTALRRSYTQTAISYEKTLKPFYKSLYEGTASSPLVVCVPLLLPLLTLMERPSITPEGAELWETSDQGCDIMLRHLEAARDVAHNARRYTANAETVLQDFRCDDELLEVFKTDFQLRLLWGSRGASVNQSDRHNKFNLILTALSRKLEPPPTTQTLI